The sequence GGAGATGACGCAAACAGCCTGTGCTCTCCGAAAAAGTGTTTCCAGGCGAACATGGCGGCAACTTAGGCGCGCTCCAAGATGACAACGGCCAGCCGCAGACGGGATTCAAGGCTTCACGCTCGGCTTCCAGGCAGCGACGAGACCGGCCAGTGTGGGCCGGCCGCTTCACTTTAGTGAGAGAGAGCACAATCTGCGGCAGACgccccagcagcagcagcagcagcagcagcagcagtagaaGCAGAAACATCATCACAGGAGACGAGAGAGACGAAGGGAGGACACCCGgggaagggaggaaggaaggaaggaaggaaggaaaggaaaggaaaggaggaaggacggcaggcaggcagggacGGGCGGACGCGGCATGCGGTCAAAGAGGACGCCGTCCCCCCGCGGGGAGCCACGGAGGATGCGGCAAGCTTAATCCGCGCGGGCGGGTTTACTGGACCGGAATAGCACCGATTGCTGCGGGCGCCAATCTAGCAGCGCCCTGCACCGGCGGAGGCAACGGCACCCCGAGGAGAACCGAGCCGAGTCCACCTAAGTCAATGAGTATTGAGACAGAGCAGCCCCCGCGGTGGAGTCGGCCAGGGCAGCACTCTCCTAAAATATGACCAGGGGTGCTTGGATGCGTCGACAGCATGACGAAGGCGTAAAATACTGGTTCGCACCCCGAGGGACCGAGAAGCCATCCACCGAGTCGGAGCGGGCCCAGAGATGGCGACTGTCGCTGGCCTCGCTGCTCTTCATCACCGTCCTGCTCTCGGATCACCTGTGGTTCTGCGCCGAGGCCACGCTCACCCGCACCAGGGACAAGCGGAGCTCGGGCCCGGAGGAGCTCGGGATTAGAGAGACGGGCGAGCAGCCTCACTCACTCCACTGGCTCCCACCggcgccaccaccaccaccaccatcatctccaccaccaccgcctGACCCCCATCACCACTACAACGCCAGAGAGCAAGATGCTATTTTTCTAGGGAATTCTACCGAACCTCTGTGGCGGATGGACACCTGTCACCCGGACAGCGTGTCCAAAGACTGCTTTACTTTCACGGACGCGGACACCGTGTGCCTGGGCCTCGCAGGGGGAGATGGGACGCAGTTGGCGTACGTGAACCTGAGCGATTTGTACCTTTCTTTTTGTAATTCCTACTcacttttggatttgttttacGGGTTTACGAGACCACGCGACATGAATTGCACCCTGGATATGGCCATGGGGGCGGACGCGCCGGGATGTGGCGATTGCGTCCGGGCTTACCAGCTCCTTGACCAGCAGGCGGAGGACAACTACCGGGAGTTCGAGCTCTTGGTGCGCAAATACGAGACGACCGCGTACTCGGTTCGGACGTGCATGGAGGAATGCAAGGTAAggcacgcgcacgcgcgcacactcacacaagtGGATTTGAGGGGGCGGGTTCACGGTCGCCATGGTAACCGGTGGGCATGTCGggatatttgcatttttggtcTTTCCTTTCAAGAAATGAAGCTTGCAGTGTGCTTCAGATACAAACTTGGAACACGTTTTGCATTTGTGTATAGTTAGCGGTGGAGCTTGCCACTTTACACGGTCTCGTCTTGCGCACAAACCTCGTGTGTAGCCCACACAGCGTGTGTGGCCTTATtcgctgtccatggtgctgaagACAAGGCCCCACaagaggccttttttttttttttttgtagctgtTTG comes from Syngnathus acus chromosome 21, fSynAcu1.2, whole genome shotgun sequence and encodes:
- the LOC119115543 gene encoding transmembrane protein FAM155A yields the protein MTRGAWMRRQHDEGVKYWFAPRGTEKPSTESERAQRWRLSLASLLFITVLLSDHLWFCAEATLTRTRDKRSSGPEELGIRETGEQPHSLHWLPPAPPPPPPSSPPPPPDPHHHYNAREQDAIFLGNSTEPLWRMDTCHPDSVSKDCFTFTDADTVCLGLAGGDGTQLAYVNLSDLYLSFCNSYSLLDLFYGFTRPRDMNCTLDMAMGADAPGCGDCVRAYQLLDQQAEDNYREFELLVRKYETTAYSVRTCMEECKLAYKPWLCSHYFQTSQLHCTKRIPCSQYCLEVQKRCPFILPDNDDLIHGGSPSFICTGLLQDHPSGVDPKAECCDVRWDWKVDTPSRGTLKRTHPSCQHRTSLSSSAACRLCNSRLKLCLLVLVLLASLTASHNATGLGLPAMAPLEESPANEE